Part of the Sorghum bicolor cultivar BTx623 chromosome 1, Sorghum_bicolor_NCBIv3, whole genome shotgun sequence genome, TGTTATGGTGTTTCACCTACTTCAACCTATTGTTGTACCAGTATGTCCCGTGTTGTTGCACTATCATGCACATTGTGTTGCAGCGTTAAGCGTACGTGGACAGATTGTGGGGACGAGTTAGCGGCAGACCGATCTGCTAGGGGCTGGCAAGGCGAGGGGCGGGGTGGATCCCATGCTCGTGGGGGTATGGACGTGCTCCTTGTGTAGGGAGTAGACGAAGGATGGTCCTCGTACGTGCGGGGTGAGTGAGGCAGGGGCGAGTTGGTTGAGTTGGTTGTCATGAACGGATGAAGGGCGGTCCTCCGTGCGGGACGAGTTGGTTGGAAGCGGATGaggtttccttttcctttttttcttttcttcgtgtGGTGCGGGTGGGTGGCTCAGCGTCCGGACGCGTTGCTGGCGTCAGACGTCCGAGCGCTAGCAGTgccgtttttatatttttaaacaaaaattaaagtccaacaggtgtgctatttggttttgcTAAAATAGTAAGTTCGCTATTCCTAAACTTTCGCttatcatatatagcatgtcgtTCTCACTAGTTATCCTATACAAAGGCTGTTGTGGAACTCGTTTTaagtgagttttttttttattttatacaatggctaaatcttgtagtttaaaatataatttgacCGTTGTATGAGCTAATGTTACCATGCAGCTCAAACTTTTCTTTGCTGATTGCATAAATTAAGGATAATAAATTACTATATATATGACAACTTAAAAGGCAAACCTATTATATGAGTTGGTTGTTCAATCGTCTTATGATTATGTGACACTGCATATATAACAGCACGGCAACAAAGATACTGTATATAGTAGTAGAGTATATACAGCAGCATAGAAACAAAGTACCCTACCACCGTACCATATAGAGGCGTGGATGGGCCTTTAGAATTTATCAAGAATTCATTTGGGCCAAATCTTTGGGGCCCAAGGACATGGAATGACAGCCCAGGACAGGAATGAAGAGTATAGCTCAACCACTGCCACTTGAACCACCCGGCCAGAAAAGCGGAAACGGAATCGCTTGGATACACGAACTTCCAAGAAGAGAGCGCACAAGCTGGCAGCAGGCCATTAGCAACGTCGCAACTGCCATCCAGCTAGGCTGACATGCACTGCTCTGGTCTAGTTGCAGCAAATCAAGCAACACCACtccatgtactccctccgtccacaaaagagccaatttctagagttgtcctaagtcaaattttttaaactttaaccaaatttctagaaaaaaatgctaagatttatggtatcaaattagtatcattagatttatcatagaatatattttcatataatgtgtattttatattatagatgttgttattcttttctataaagttagtcaaactttaaaaagtttgactcacACAGATCCtaagaattgattctttcgtggaccgAGGGAGTATAATCATCACTCTCTTATCCCGTTTCGTTTGAATTATCGTTTCTATTTTCCGAGAAGATCATAAAAGATGTCTGAACAGAACTCGAGAAGAGAGTAggagtgtgtttggttgcctAAATCGCCTTTCGTCCTGACTGGATGGGTCCATATAATCTGAGGAAAAAGTCTGTTTTGTTATCTGCTGAGTGGATACGCTCAATATGCTCTTATCCTGCTTTTAGGAAACTATATCATAAAAATAGAATTATATAGAAAATTTAGTGAAACTAATCCAATGACGTAGTTGTCAGTGTATTTTCCTATAAGATCGATAGAAGTTAAAAGCAGCTTCttttaatataaaataaaagtGAACTATAATTTGACCAACAGGTTTATATTAGATATGAACATATTAGCAAgcatgttcgcttgagcttatttaCTGAATCTGTTAGCTATTCAACAGCGTTTTTTTTCATAATAACTTTCAGCCATGGTTTTTCATGGCAAGCGAACATGCTCGAATCCATGAATCTCTAAGACCAGTCTCAATGGTATTTCATCAAAGTTTCATAGGCACTAAATATGACACGgtattaataaagagagatgTGATAAAAGTTTTATGGGAGTAGAGAGAATTTCATAGAGATAAAACTCTTCAACACTGTTTAAAATATGGATGCATTGAAAACTAAGTTATAAAACCTCCACTGAAAATGACCTAATACTTATATCATTTAAAACTATCAGCCAGTGCAAGAGTATAGTCGTTAGACTAGCATTATAGATAAACGTGGATGAGTTGTAAGAAGACTCAAGGCCGTTAATATACAGAGAATGTGTAGGCATCAGGCTGACTGTTATCTTGAAATGGACTAATTTCTCTGTTTGTGCTGTATCGGATCGGAGCTGAACCCGTATAGCTTTCAGCAGTACATAATCTGACTGTCCAACTGCCAACGAGAGTGTTAGATTCTTTTCAATTAATCGACAAACAGAAATCTCCGTGAGTTTGCTTTCAAATTAAATCATTTAGGTCTCGCTGCACAGAAAGACGGACGACGATGATCGATATATCATCATTGTGGCGACAGCCTGGTGTGAAACCGGTTCCAATCATCAGAAAgcgcaaaatatatataatcaaAGGTTATTAGATTAAACAcacggctgctgctgcttcagAAAGTATAACCGATTAATCGTAAACTTTGGATCTATTTGTTTATGACCCCATCAATCAAGGAAAAGCAATGGCGTCCGTAGTGCCATGAGGagacggttgccatctactccgTTTCTGAATACTATTAGCTGATGCGTTCTGATGCTGAAGTGGTTAGTGTACTGTCATGATAGATCATAATTTGACAAGATTGCGTCCATTTtgtgtatttttttatttattcctTTTTCGTTTTGGGAAGATGCCTAAAGTAGTGCTGCAATGAAAAAGATGTATACGAGTCTTCCTTTGCCACGACCGCTTGGATAAAGGAAGAACCCATGTATATAATTTGCAGATGTTAGCTTACAAGATGGGGAATTTCCCGTGCAGATATATATCTGGGTGTTCCTTTGTCCACTCACAAGCTACGACGAAGCCACGAGCAGTTCCTGGTTGATGCAGTCGCTGCCAGAGAATCACAACATCAAAAGAACGCTTAtgtgatagatagatagatggcTTAGCTTGATGTTCGCTGCATTACCAAAGTCTAGAAGGAGAAGATCAGTGGCATCGGCCCCAATGAACCGTGTTTGGGTCAGTGACATCAGGGGCACGCGTACGTACGGTTATGTGTTACTCCAGCAAATGGCTACGTAACTTGTGGTAACACATGAGCAAATTGTTTCAGTAATTTAGAGTTTGTTTAGAAGTTACCGTCCTAATGTCTTGTCCCCTTTTATTCCACTAGTAATTTTTTGTTAGAATATATGACGGAGCAGGCACTTTATTCTGGATTTATTCCAGGATTTTCCAGCGctatgcattaagtggtaggcgacgtGCCCGTCGACAGCGAGACGCTTGTGGTGACTTCGTGAACTTTAAGATTTTCCTTCGaaggtgctcataggggtagggtttgcgtacgtgtgttcataggggtgagtgtgcgTGCGTGTTGAGTGTCTGCGTTGTACTGTGTAATCTCAAAAAAAAGTATTTTATCATGGGCAAAATTGGATTTATTACTTTTACACACACGTGATGTCACAAATGGTCGTTTTTATTCATATacacaaataaatattttctagatttattaTAGGATTTAGTGTCACTATCTTTCGGTGGGAGATGATGTGTCAGTTGACACCTATGGTAACTTCACCAACAACTCCTGAAGTTGTCTTAGTTTTTTTAGAgatactaataaaagtaggattTATGTACATGTATATAGGGTACAtgaatatatacatatatatgtttGTTGGCATTATAACATATTAGTAATATGTACTCTATCCATACCTAAAATTCTTGACATTTAGGACAAaattgtgcttaccaaggagtgATTAATTATGGGGTAGTTTTCAATCTCTGCCCCTAATAAATACGGTTGCAGATGCTCTCTATACAAGAAAGCAAACTAACTCAACTAGTGCTTAGAGGCATGAGTGCTATGAGCCTATGAACCAGGTTCGATCCCCAATAGCCATAGAATTTTGTTGGCCCCTTCTTTTGCCTGCAGAGGGATGAGGAAAGCACGCATTGCACTGTAGTGACATCAAAAAAGACGAGATACGTGCTGCGAGAGTTCCGATAGACGAGGGCGTTAAATGTAGCGGTAGGCACACGCGCATTAAATGCAGCGGCTCAGCTAGGGGCAGACACATCAAGAAGTCGCAGAAACTACAACGTCAAGCTTTGTGAAAACAGCTTAATAGCCCAGCACATCAAGAATTTTAGGTATGAAATGATTAATTTGCAAAACAAATACACatttcctttctcttttttattttcttatttGCAATATGAAAACATACATAAATCGTGAACTATCTATCATAGTCATTAGTCGCTACTATAGTGGTGGATCTAGAGAAATTTAGAGGGAGGTGCGACCATACATAATGCACTTAGCCACCGATCACATGTTTATTTTTCTATGGCGTGGTGTGTTGCTACTTGTCACCGATCACACGTTTTTAGACCATAATAGGAGTTTGCTAAaaaaacttttttttcttttgcacgGTGATCCGATACATTAGAATGAATGCTTCATAATATATAAAGGAGCTATGAAGTTGCGATCATGCTTATAGTTTTTTCTTCCTGGTGTTTTAGGGATGGTGTGCTTGTACCAGTTTTGGTGCCTCGCCCAAACTAATATATACATTACTTTTTATATATTAACCCTACATCATTTTCTAGCTCCATCAGTTTTCCATATTAAAATCACGAAATGGATCTCTTTGGATGGAAAGTGGGTTGAGAAAACAAGCAACCAAAACCAATTTATTTGCTTCATCTTTTTCATAAATATCAATTATCAAACACCagagaaagaaaaaagtctAATCCTAAAATCTGGACAAACTAGTAAGAAGGAAAGAACTACAAAATTGAAAACAATTTGGATGCTCATAGTGACCGAATTTGGAAGAATAGAGAACCTTGGaagttgcttactttgacttttgaaggatgAACATAATAGAGAAGGTCAGAGCCAGGGCAACGGGGCAAACTATGATGTGCTCTTGGTGCCCTTGACCTTAAGGCTATATGCTTGGCCAGCGCACAACAATGCCCATGGCTGATTGGCCATGGTCGACGACCAGTGGCAGTAGGTCACCATCCACCGGAGTTCGCGCTGTCGCCATGGGGAGGCGATGCATCGACAGTTTCACCACGTGAGTCGAAGTGACGGCCGAGTTGCCGATGATTCCATGCGGACGGGGCCTGCTGATATTGGGCTATGTGTTGGAGAGTTGTAGGCTGTTGTGGCCTCTCTCGGTCGACTCAGCAGAATTGTGGGTGCAGACGTTTGGATTCAGGAGATGTGAATACCGTAGAATCATGCATATTATAGCATATTTTGTATTTTGGTCTGGGTGCGACTGCACCACTAACTCCTATATGGATCCACCTATGTTACTATTCCATATGCTCTAAATTGTAAATCATTTTGATTTTGATTAGAGTTCTAAATTTGTTTAGAAATAAGAAatctaaaatgacttataattaggAATCCGCAAAATTCCACAAATAGATACGAAACCGTGTGACAGTAAACCTTTCGGTTGCATTACACCGCCACGCGTCCCATGCATGGAAGAGCTGTTGTGTGTTCTAACTCTGTCCCCACCACATTAAAAGTGAGCATAGGTTGTCTgtgttaattaattaataaaataaagACTGTGTGCATGATTGTGGAAATAAACAATGAGAGGCGACCTAGACTTGGAAATCCTTAGAAATCCCTAAAAGCTAGCACGCATGGAATACGCACGTAGATGGCGAGATCATAAAAACACAGAATGAGAGGGACAGCAAAAGGGAGTGTACTGGCATCGACATCGGGATTAAGTGGATGATAGCTGGACAGCCGATCGATGAGAGATGTATGTGGACAAGGtatattatcattattattttatttatttcttataTATGTACGATTGTACTTGTAGCTGGCTGGAGAAACTGGATATATATCCATAGCTGTTGGTGACGAATATGAATTAAAGGGCATCCATCCAAAAGAGAAGGGGAAAAGAAATACTTTTTGACCCCTCAATTTTCGCGTATATTCAATTGTCTCTCGTATATAAAGGTGTGTTTGGTTCTCTAATCTAAAATTTAGTTGATTAGAGTTGAGGACTAAAACTTTAGATCATTTCAACTCACTTGTGTGGTCTAAAGTTCACAAAATTTTAGATAGCATTTTTAGACCTTCTTGAAGCCTCTGGAGTTAAAATGGTAAAAAAAAACCATGTCGTCTAGACAGGGCTTAAAAACCAACGCTTTATTAACTTCTAAAAACTGTTTGTTTTTTATTCTATGCAGTTTaatactgttttttttttctgatgatGTAGTACCGCGTGATAAATCAGACTACAATAATATaatccaggataaatctttgttttTGAATTCATCCAGGAATAAATCTTTTTTTAATTCATCCAGGGATAAATCTTAAACCGCCACcaaatgcattttttttttttaagggAAACCACCAAATGCAAAAGCGGGCGGCTGGTGGACGAGCGGATAacagcccagcccagcccaggACGGCGGTGTGCGATGGTGCGGTGGTGGAGGCGAAACTGAAGAAACACACGCAGCTTGACAGGCAAGGCAAGCAGCAAGGCACAGCCAGGCGGGCGCCAGCAGCCAGCAGGCGAGGGGTTGGCGCCCGCCCCCGCATCCACCCGTCGCGCTCCATCACCGCCAGCCTGGCCTTGGCCTTGGCCTCTGCTGCGCGCTCCCTCTCGCTCGCTGTCGATGATGATGATCATATCCGTGTACGTCACCGCCCCCCCTGCTGCTTGCTTCTCCACGGCGCCGgagaggtatatatatatatatatatactctctctctctgccaGGGGTTTGGGGGCTCACAAGAACCGTCAATTTAGCCCAACAGAGGCGGGTTCGTCGTCGCCGACTCAGCTTCTGCTCGCCAGCAGCTagctgtcgccgccgccgccgccgccaccgacgAGGAGGAGATCGGTTGGAGTCggagaggaagatgagcttcttTGGCCGCGGCAGCAGGTCAGCATGCCGACGACGATTATATTCTTCCTCCTCCGCGGCCGCGCGCGCGTCATcatcgaatcgatttctgatgTCGGCTGCTTGCTGATCGATCCCGTCGTCTGAGTTGTCTGACTCACGCCGTGCCGTGCTGTGCGTGCTTGCAGAAACCAGCAAAGAACCTTCAGGCCAAAGAAGAGCGCGCCGTCCGGGAACAAGGTACGCCCGCGCGCGCATGCATGTCACGCCGGACTTGCCAGTAGCCTTGTCGATTTCCTTGTTTCGttttcttatcatcatcatcatcatcatcaattgGCATGTTACCAATGCGGGCTTTATCTATATATATTTCTCCCCCGAATTCATAAGAAACCCGCTTGGCTTGGATAAGTTCCGATTCTCATTCTCAGGGTTTTAATTTATTATCCAGAGGAAGAACTGCATCCACCACATTTACATacgctgctctgctctgctctgcacATAATAATTCTGGTCACGAAGCATCAGGATTGGCAGTTGCTCAACTTTGAATTTTCAGCTCTGACGACAAAATGAATTACCTCCGCGAAAATTGAGCACACCATGCCTCTCTTTAGTTTATATCCTGCTGTTGCCTGTCCAGCTACCTGCCTAGCTCAACTCCATCTAAATTCTAAACACTGTTGCTATCCTTTCCTGAGAAATCAGTCAGTTGGAGATGCGTTCCTTACTGTCTTCTGTGGTAGtattttaatttcttcatttgTTTGCCTCCCAAGTCCAAACCAATTGGCCTTTTTTATTTACCAGCAACCAAAAACATGCACCTTTTCATTTTTCCCTTCTGTAGACTTGTTTCCTTGGAAGTTGTAACGCATATACCTAGCTTTCTTGCACCGCCAGAACTCTTTTTCTTGGAAAGCTGTTTACAGGGGCTGAAACTGAATTAATTTGGAGCCAGCTAACAAAAAGTATAGGATTTCTAGGGTGGAGCGAATTGCAGGCTGTCAGTTACGAGAATTGACGTGTAATCCGCAACTTATTAGCTGCATCATACCCTGCATGCTGTTCTCTCTTTGCTGCTTTACATATGCGTTCCTATCCTATGCATATCACCATCATTCTCTATTCTGACCACGAAGCTGAAAATTTCGCAACTGTTTTTGCCACATATGTGCAGGGGATGCAGCTGAAAAGGCACATCGATGCCACCCTCGGCAGTGGTAACCTGCGAGAGGCGGTCCGTCTGCCCATCGGGGAGGACCTCAACGAGTGGCTCGCTGTCAACAGTAATTAATTAATCCTCCATCCTTAGTCCCAGTTGTTAATCTCCCGTGTTCAGACTCAAATCCCTGTTTGTGTTTCTTCACATTAAGCCCTAGTACAGTATGAACAAGCTAGCCTTTGATGGCAATGTTTCTATGGCAGTAGCAGTACTATGCTGGAGCTGGACTGCTCTTTTGTTCAGTGCTTTAGTTCAAGTGTTGAAGGCACTCCAGCCTGTAGTGCATTAACCTGTTGTGCTTCTGTGATGGCAGCTGTTGACTTCTTCAACCAAGTGAACATTCTGTACGGCACCCTGATGGAGTTTTGCACGCCAGCGACATGCCCGACCATGTCAGCCGGACCAAGGTAGGCTATCTTTCTTTGATGCCCACAAATTCAGCCAAGCAGATAATTAATCATATAAGAAAGTGTGTCACCTTGCAAACTGTCTGATGAAAATGAAATTGTCCCTGTAGTTACGAGTACAGGTGGGCTGATGGAGCCAAGATCAAGAGGCCAATCGAGGTGTCTGCACCGAAGTACGTGGAGTACCTCATGGACTGGATAGAAACCCAGCTCGACGAAGAAACCATATTCCCTCAAAAGctcggtaattagtttatttggtCGCAAAGCATAAGAGCACTGAAAGACTGCATTTTGATTATTTGAGACTTTGTAGTCTGATCATGTGGTGTTTGGTTCGACATTGTGATGCCAACAGGGGCTCCTTTCCCTCCCAACTTCCGTGATGTCGTCAAGACAATCTTCAAGCGCCTCTTCAGGGTGTACGCACACATATACCACTCCCACTTTCAGATGATTGTGAAGCTCAAGGAAGAGGCACATCTCAACACTTGCTTCAAGCACTTCACACTCTTCACATTGGTAATTCTCCATCCAATTGTTTGTTACATTTCCAGCACCCCCTTGTCACATTTCCACCTTGGTAGTAtagtttctttctttcttttttctaaaaacaaaaataaaataaaaaaataaaatagcaAGTCCCCTTTTATTCTTATATATATCGTCTCGCCAATAGTTGGCTCAAAAGAGTTTTAGTGCTCCTTCTTATTCGCAGAATTACCAATTTTACATCCTGATAGGTTATTATGTGTACTAGTATTTTAAGTTGTGGCTGTTGGTAATCTGCTTTTGTTTTCTATGAAGAAGTTGTTCTTTTGACAGTCTTGTTTTGCTGATTGACTGATTGTACTAGCATTTAAACTATATTTATCATGCATCCAGCTCAGTTTtcatagctagctagcttggtTCTATATTCCAAATAGTATCTTTTTCACCTGCTGACGTTCCTCTCATGAAAGCTAAAAGATTTTCAGTAGTCCAGCTTGCCAGCAAACCAGGTTCGGTATGTCTACCGGCACCACTGGAACACTATGTTGAAGTAGGAACCCTCTTTCCATGTACGAAAGAAGAGAGGGGCTGCCTTTGGTGCAATGATTCGAACACCTTTGCCCTGTTGTTTTAGATTGTTGCTTTAGCAGTTGTGATGCATCATTCAGCACGCAAAGACTTGCTTGGGGCCATATAATCGTTCGATCGATATAAAATTATACATATAAGGATCATTCGATTTATCCCATGCCTTCCTTATAATGACGATGTTCTGTCCAACACTAGGATGAACTCGATTGAGTGCTTGATAGTGCACAATAAGACTAGCCCTGATGATTAGCCGATAATGCCGCAATGCAATTATGCAATCGTGCAAATGTAGTTACTGCAAATTTTTAATCTCGTTTATTTTTTCTGTGGTGCAGGAGTTCCGGCTGATCGATAGGGCAGAGCTGGCTCCCCTCAACGAGTTGATTGAGCCCATAATACTTGGTTATTAACCAGAGAGAGACTTTGATTTGCCGAGATTTTTTTCCCCTCTCCTTCTAATTTGGTCATTTCGGATGGAACATCTCCATCTACATTTTGGAAGCATAGGCTAGTGGTTTCGCTACTCTGCCACGGATGTATGTGTTCCTTAGCAGTAGGAGGCAGCTGTTGATCGCAACTTTTTCAGTGAAAATGGAGTGTTGTTTGATCAGAGTCAGTTGGGTGCTTccgttctatttttttttagctTCACCTTTTCTTGGTAGTtcgattttttttaaaaccatAGGACACTCTTAACACCGGACGTAGAACACTCTTACTGTCGAAACCAGATAAACCCTATGATCATATCATCTTAATTGTGCGGAATGCGGTGAGCTCATATATGTACACTTACCACCGAACGTAGGACGCTTTCACCCTCGAAACCGGATAAACCCTAAAAAAATATGATATGTATCATCTTAATTGTGGGAATGTGGTGTGctcatatatgtatatgtataaaaTTTAGCCTGCCACTATTTGGCCCAGCTCCGGACGTGAAACAGGCCTACATACGCATAGCACATCTCTTACACTTTTGTCTTTGCTTCATATAAAAGGGTTAACCTGGAGGCACTATATTTGTAATAATAAGGATTATAAACTGGTTCTCACCTTCCTAAACTCACCAAAGTTTTCTTAgaatttcatttatatttaatagctTGTCATATATGTATTTTTTATGGCATGGCAATGctttaatgaagagagagaaaaaatgagtctcatggggatgaaactctcttggcGTGATTACCAACTCTTTGAGTCTTAGCATTAAATATCTATAAAACCATGGAATAAAACTTTGCATCGAGTGTAAGTATTTTATCAAAGTTTTATTTCATTCTATATGACATGACAGTCTTGTAAACAACACAATAGAACTCTCCATTGAGACTGATCTAACAACATGATACTATCACACCTAGTTCTACAAATAAAACCAAGCGCTAACTGGTTTGTACAAGATGACCACAAGATACATATATCGTcaatcataaaaatatatcaaaaaGAATCATTTATTATATATTGATAACATTATTACGTACACTAAGACTTTTAAGACCTATATAAGTAAAAAAGCACAGTGAAACACAGCTGTTAAACTTCCATTTGGTCCTCCTTTCTCCACAGGCATGGATGAATGGGAGCACTCGCATAGCATTCTTGGATCTCTTTATAAAAATTCATAAGATCCACTATCTAGTACACATTCAGGATTTTGTTGGATTTAAGAAAGTAAGCGCATACTGCACAATCATAACATGAATTTATGCAAGAGACTTAAAAGGCTTGACACGGCTAGGGCTACACTATGATAAGGGTTTTTAGTTGGTCATGTTTTTTGTTAAACCTAAGTTGATAGTTATGTTTAGAGCTCCCATGTAAGAATAAGTAAGTAATTAACATCAGGATTATACATAACCCAAGCTATTTGTCAAATCATCTAATAAAATAGGATTCGGGTCACTCATGG contains:
- the LOC8080420 gene encoding MOB kinase activator-like 1A codes for the protein MSFFGRGSRNQQRTFRPKKSAPSGNKGMQLKRHIDATLGSGNLREAVRLPIGEDLNEWLAVNTVDFFNQVNILYGTLMEFCTPATCPTMSAGPSYEYRWADGAKIKRPIEVSAPKYVEYLMDWIETQLDEETIFPQKLGAPFPPNFRDVVKTIFKRLFRVYAHIYHSHFQMIVKLKEEAHLNTCFKHFTLFTLEFRLIDRAELAPLNELIEPIILGY